GTGATGGATTATAAAGGCCTAAAAGCAATTCCTTTTATGCCTAAAGATGCAAAAATAGGTCCTTTTAAATTTAGTTCAGAAGTAACTATTATGCTTGTTGTAATGGTATTATCGTCGGTATGGAATCTTGTATACGCCGTTGGTGTAGGATTAATAATAGCTTCGCTGATGTTTATGAAAAAAATGGGGGATCTTACCGCAGAGCGTTCAGACGTTAAATCTCTCGAAAAAGAGAAAGGTTGGGCAGATGAAGCTAATTTTCCGCAAAACCTTAAAGAAGAAGTATTCATTAAACACCTTAAAGGTCCTTTGTTTTTTGGATCTACAAGTGAATTCCTGAATCTATCCAAACAAATTCCAAAAAATGCCTCCACAGTAATCATACGAATGGGGCGTATGCAATATATGGATCAATCAGGACTCTATACCCTAGAAGATGTACTTATAGACCTCAAAAAAGAAAATATAAATATCCTTTTTGTCAATGTTTTGAAACAACCTCGTTATATGATGGAAAGGGTTAATATTATCCCCCATTTAATACCAGAGAAACACATCTTTACTAATTTTACAGCTTGTATACTATGGGTAAAGAATAATGTAAAAAACCAATCAGAAATAAGTAGTAGTTCTAAAAATTCTAAAATTATTTAAATTTTCTTTTAAAAAAAAATTATGCCTTTCAGTAGTTAAGAATTAGTACAACCCCATCAACATGTGTAAGGTTGTACTAATTTCATAAATAGTAGCATTAGAATTACAATAAAATATTATTTCACTATTTCTAAAATACTCTTTTTAGCTAATTTTGGTTGGAAATCTCTATTGTACAAAAGTGGATAATTAGTTCTGTTTGGTACTGGATAATCATTCTTCCACGACATACCATCGTGAATTCCCCAAAATGTTACTCTATCAATTTTATCTTTATTTTTAACAAAAATCTCAAACAACTCTTTATATCTATTAGCCAATTCAATTTCTATAGATTTGGGTAATCCTTTTTTATAGGGGTCTAAAAAGGTTTCAAATTCTTCTAATTGAAATTGAGGTTCCATCATACTGCGACCAATAATCTGTCCTTCTTTAGTAAGAGGTAACACATCAATATCCAACTCGGTAATCATAACTTTTACCCCTAAAGCAGCATAAGCATCAATAGCTTCTTGGATGTATTCATTTTTAGGAAAATTGAGACCCCAATGTGCTTGAATACCAATACCATCTATACGAATACCTTCCGCTTGAAGCATTTTCACCATACGTACAATACCATCTCTTTTTTCTGGTCGCCAAGCATTGAAATCATTATAATACAATTCTGTATTTGGCGCATATTCACTAGCATATTTGAAGGCCAACTTTACCATCTCATCGCCATCACCAATACTGTTTACCCATGTTGTAGGTCTATAAGAACCGTCATTATCAAAAACTTCATTTACTACGTCCCATGCTTGTACCTTTCCTGCATACCTTCCTGCAACCGCTTTTATATGAGTGCGCAATTGTTCTTTTTGCTCTTCTGGAGAGTTTGGTTCTCCTTTATCGTTCGTA
This genomic stretch from Cellulophaga algicola DSM 14237 harbors:
- a CDS encoding endo-1,4-beta-xylanase — protein: MKKTKFTVHKMASIMGVLSLSFSVCNAQKVKTNTVSKTVTTTENIALKDAFKNYFLLGSAINDDIVSGKDVASNAIVKKEFNTVTPENCMKAEVVCPSPGVYDFKLADAYVAFAEENKMFIMGHTLIWHNQTPAWFFTNDKGEPNSPEEQKEQLRTHIKAVAGRYAGKVQAWDVVNEVFDNDGSYRPTTWVNSIGDGDEMVKLAFKYASEYAPNTELYYNDFNAWRPEKRDGIVRMVKMLQAEGIRIDGIGIQAHWGLNFPKNEYIQEAIDAYAALGVKVMITELDIDVLPLTKEGQIIGRSMMEPQFQLEEFETFLDPYKKGLPKSIEIELANRYKELFEIFVKNKDKIDRVTFWGIHDGMSWKNDYPVPNRTNYPLLYNRDFQPKLAKKSILEIVK